Part of the Armatimonadota bacterium genome is shown below.
CCTACGTGCTGCGGCTGGGGGAACGACCGACCGTCCCCCTGGTGACCACCCTGCACACCGTCCTCCCCGATCCGCCTCCGGTGGCTGAGGCCATCATCCGGGCGCTGTGCGAGCACAGCGCCGCCGTGGTCGTGATGACCCGGTCGGCGGTGGACATCCTGAGGCGGGAGTACGGGGTGGACGACCGGCGCGTGCGCGTCATCCCCCACGGCGTGCCGCCGGTGAGCCGGCAGGATCCGGCGCGCGTCAAGGCCGACCTGGGCCTGTCCGGCCGGCGCGTGCTGTCCACCTTCGGTCTGCTGAATCCCGGCAAGGGCATCGAGGACGTGATCGACGCCCTGGTCCACGTGGTGCCCCGCCATCCCGACGTGCTGTACCTGGTGCTGGGGGAAACCCACCCCATGGTCCGGCGGCAGCAGGGCGAGAGCTACCGGGAGTGGCTGCAGGAGCGGGTGCGGCAGCGGGGCCTGGAGGAGCACGTGCGGTTCGAGAACCGCTACCTGCCCGACCGGGAGCTGATCCGCTACCTGCTGGCCACCGACGTGTACATCACCCCCTATCACAACCCGCGCCAGATCGTCAGCGGCACGCTGTCCTACGCCCTGGGATGCGGGCGGGCCATCATCTCCACCCCCTACCTGTACGCCCGGGATGTGCTGGCCGAGGGGCGGGGCCTGCTGGTGCCATTCCGCGCTCCCCGGGAGATGGCGGCGGCCATCACGCGCCTGCTGGAGGATCCTCACCTGCGGGAACGGCTCCAGCGCGCCGCCTACAGCCTGGGCCGGCAGATGGCGTGGCCCCGGGTGGCGGCGGCCTATGGCGAGCTGTTTGCCGAGGTGGCCGCCGCCCGCGCCGTGGCCTTCTGAGACCGCCATGCTCCCTCCGCTGTCCGTGGCCCACCTGCGCCGGCTCACCGATGAGACGGGGGTCCTGCAGTTTGCCCGCTTCGGGGTGCAGGACCCCGCCAGCGGTTACGCCACCGACGACAACGCCCGCGCCCTGGTGGTGGCCGCGCGCCTGCCTCCCCTGCGGTGGCGGGAGACCCTGGCCCGGACCACCCTGGGCTTCCTGCTGTACGCCCAGCGGCAGGACGGCACGTTCGTCCACCTGATCCGGTACGACCGGCGGCCCGACGGTCGCCCGGGCTCCGAGGACTGCCTGGGCCGGTGCGCGTGGGCCTGCGGTGAGGTGGTGGCGTCCTCCCTTCCCGATTCCCTGCGCCGCACGGCGGAGTTCATCCTGCACCGCGTGTGGCCGCACCTGGACGGTCTGCGGTCCTGCCGCGGCCAAGCCAATGCCATCCTGGGGTTGACCGCCTACTGTCGGGCCACGGGACGGCCCGAGGCGAAGGCCCTGGCCACCGTGCTGGGCGACCGGTTGCTCCGGGCCCTGGACGACCACAGCGGCGGGGAGTGGGTGTGGTTTGAGGACATCCTGACCTACGAGCCCGGCCGCCTGCCCGCGGCCCTGTGGGATGTCTACCGCCTGACGGGCCTGGAGCGGTTCCGGCGGGGCGCGGAGGAGACCACAGGGTTCCTGGAGCGGACCCTTCACCTCCCGGTCGGGGGAGGGGAGCGGGTGCTGGTGCCGGTGGGCAACCGCGGGTGGTATCCCCGCGGAGGCCCCCGGGCGTGGTACGATCAGCAGCCGGTGGATGCGGGGAGCCTGGTGGAACTGTACGTGGTGGCGGCGGAGACCACCGGTGAGACCCGCTATCGCCGACTGGCGGAGGAGGCGTTTGGCTGGTTTGCCGGTCGGAACACCGCCGGCGCGGCCGTCTACGACCCCCGCACGGGAGCCTGCCACGACGGCCTGCATCCCGGCGGGGTCAACCTCAACTGCGGGGCCGAGGCCACCATCACCTTCCTGCTGGCCCGCCTGAGCCTGGGCCGGCTGCTGGGCGTGGACACGGTGCCGCCTCGCCCCCGCCGGCGGGCGGGCTTCCGGCTGCGGCCTCAGCCTGTCCTGCGGTGACGGGCCACCTCGTAGGCCTCGCGGCGCGCGGCCCGGATCAGGCGCGCCGGCACCGAGGGGGCTGTCCGGGCGGCGTCGGCGGCCCACTGCAGCAGAGCCTGGCGGGAGACGCTGGCCACGCCGATGACGCTGTCGGCGGCCCCGTAGTACACGAAGTAGCGGTCCCCGAGCTCCACCGCCCCGCAGGTGAACACCACGTTGGGCACCAGGCCCTCCCGCTCGTAGGGCTCCTCCGGTTCGAGGATCGGGTTGGGAGCTCGCGCCAGGACGTGGCGGGGGTGCTCCAGATCCAGCAGGGCCACCCCCAGACGGTAGACGCGGCTGTCGTCCACCCCGTGGTAGAACAGAAGCCAGCCATAGGGAGTCCACAGAGGCGGTGCCCCCGGGCCGATGCGGTTGCTGTCCCAGCTTCCCGGCCGGACGGTGAGGATGGGCCCCAGGTCCCGCCAGCGGCGCAGATCCAGGGACGTCCCCAGGTGGATGTTGGGGAAGATCCGGTGGAGCAGGTAGTACCGCCCGCGGATGCGGGCCGGGAACAGGGCTCCGTTCTTGTCGTCCCACTGGCGGAAGGCCAGCCCCACGCGGCGGAAAAGCACGAAGTCGCGGGTGGTGGCGATGGCGATCCGCGTCCGCCAGGGGACGCCGTTGTCGTCGAAGGGGGAGGGCCCCCGCCGGCGGACCGGCCGCAGGGCCGGATACAGGGAGGCCGCCGTGTAGCAGATGAAGTACCGCCCGTCGAGAAACGTCACCCGGGGGTCCTCCACACCCAGCCTCTCCCACGGGTTGTTCAGGGCGGGCTCGAAGACCGGACGGGGGCTGCGCTCGACGACCCGCACCCCGTCCTCCAGCACCGCCAGGCCGAAGCGGGAGACCCAGTCGGCCCCCTGGGCCCGGTACAGCAGCACCACCCGGTTCTGGTAGAGGGTGGCTCCACAGTTGAAGACCCAACGGTTTTCCCACCACCGGCTGGTGGGCGCCAGGATGGGGTTGCCGTCAA
Proteins encoded:
- a CDS encoding glycosyltransferase family 4 protein, coding for MVDRILTDSDDRPSRRVRVAFVSTYPPRECGIATFTRDLIEALAGHNPPVEAVVAAVDEDAVARPYPPRVRWRILQHDVDTYVRTARELSASGVDVVNLQHEFGIFGGEWGAYVLRLGERPTVPLVTTLHTVLPDPPPVAEAIIRALCEHSAAVVVMTRSAVDILRREYGVDDRRVRVIPHGVPPVSRQDPARVKADLGLSGRRVLSTFGLLNPGKGIEDVIDALVHVVPRHPDVLYLVLGETHPMVRRQQGESYREWLQERVRQRGLEEHVRFENRYLPDRELIRYLLATDVYITPYHNPRQIVSGTLSYALGCGRAIISTPYLYARDVLAEGRGLLVPFRAPREMAAAITRLLEDPHLRERLQRAAYSLGRQMAWPRVAAAYGELFAEVAAARAVAF
- a CDS encoding glycosidase; protein product: MDAPRLQRFDGNPILAPTSRWWENRWVFNCGATLYQNRVVLLYRAQGADWVSRFGLAVLEDGVRVVERSPRPVFEPALNNPWERLGVEDPRVTFLDGRYFICYTAASLYPALRPVRRRGPSPFDDNGVPWRTRIAIATTRDFVLFRRVGLAFRQWDDKNGALFPARIRGRYYLLHRIFPNIHLGTSLDLRRWRDLGPILTVRPGSWDSNRIGPGAPPLWTPYGWLLFYHGVDDSRVYRLGVALLDLEHPRHVLARAPNPILEPEEPYEREGLVPNVVFTCGAVELGDRYFVYYGAADSVIGVASVSRQALLQWAADAARTAPSVPARLIRAARREAYEVARHRRTG